From Triticum aestivum cultivar Chinese Spring chromosome 7B, IWGSC CS RefSeq v2.1, whole genome shotgun sequence:
GGGATGCGGCGAAACGAAGGTTCTTGGAAGGCGAtcttcaccaccgtcgatgacATGGTGGCCCGCGGGGACGTAAAGCTGAGGATCCAGATGAAAGTTCGCCATCGGAACCGAGGGCTCGGCCTCCAACGACGGCGAGTGCAACGGCGGAGGAGGGGTTTCAGGCGGCGAGGCAGAGGGAGTCTTGGGGCCAGGGCTGATGGAACTGGACGAGGGACTTAATGCGGAAGTGGAAGGGAGGTCCAAGTTTGGTAAAAGCGTTGTCAGAGAGATATTCTTGCAGCGCGCCTCGGAAGTCGTAGCGTTAGTGGATTTGGGTTGCCAAACAAGCCCCAAAACCTGTGAAAATTTGTTGCAATCCTTCCTGATGTGACCCGTCCTAAGGCAGGAGATGCACCACAACTTGGACGTGCAAGAGGCCGCAAAGTGTCCCTTCCTCAAACACTTTTGACACGTGAGAACCTCATCAACCATATTCGAAATTAAATCCTCAAAATCATCCCTGGCTTGCTGAGAAGAAGGAATATCCAAATTATCCGCAGAAGAAGCCGGGCCAGCCCGGTCAGACCCAACGGAGAGCAGCCCATGGCCCGTGGCACGTGTTGGCACGTCCACATTCAAAGTACCCGAATTCCTGCCCGAGATAGTCGGCGAGCGATCAGATAACGGCAGGAGATCATTAACCGTACCAAACGAGATAGATGGCCTGGTCGACGTCCACCGAAGGCTCACCGGCGGCGCGGGATGGATGACAACTCTCTCATGTGGCGGGATAGAATAACCAGCGTCTTCAGTAGTTTGAATACAATTTTCCGTAGCCGGATACCGCTAACCTCGACAAGAATTATAATTTTGAAAGACCGCAAAtgataatttcttgccaacagaatTTGAGGATTTGAATGAGGATTTTGATGGCCTAGAATGCATGGCTAGAACCCCAAGAGATGCCCGCCGCTTAGAAGGACTAACGAGGATCCACTCGGCATCACATTCCAAATTCCAGATCCTAAACTCACGACTCCAATTCGAACCACCGTTACTCCAAAGATGAAAGTAACATTTGAAATGATCACAAGCAAAAGATCGAAGACTAATAATGATCATGGCAACAGCCTTGCAAGATACCTGAAAGCCAAATACCTTATCCTTGATCAAGAAAACCATAAGATCAATGCCCGAGCCGCCAATTGCTGCCTCAAGAGCTGCCGCCACCGAATCTTCATTCAAACGGAAGGAATGACGTCCAAAAGAGACCACCATGGTAAAGATCTCCGAGTCTTCCATGGGATGCACCGAAAAGCCCGTAAATTGAAAAACCTTCTCAGCAAAAACCAAACCCTTGGAGAAGTTCAAGCCAAGGGTGGAACCATCATTGGAACCCATGAAAGATGGGTATGAACAAGTAGATCTCAAGACACCGGttgttcgcgaggtttcttcgagtccttaaagacttatgccgcttcaagtGAAGAACCatacttatccggcctaggcgtggatagcgccccgaactcggtcttccgaatactaggggctttgccgaaatttaaaattatagaattctatggctaagtgagagtgataaagcattataagtccgacggcctggttcattgtgctgaacgcctccctagacggacccaagaatgggaacaagagcgctcaggtttatcccgaacaccccaacactcgtggcatgggggtcgaagctgacgacttgcatctctcagatttgataaacggccgcacagaaggtaatattttaaattaacaagcgttgcttaacgcatatgaacaaagcttcagcgtacaggataacaaatgcgagtttactcaaaaattacatctttggagcactcatccgctatgcggcgggcacccttcagaacgccattataatacatctcgggcgtacgatactccttgcccgacggTGGCACGTCCGTCAACAGCctctccgcatctagcttgccccagtgcaccttagcacgggcaagggcccgacgggcaccttcaatgtaaacagagcgcttgacgacctcaatccacggacacgcgtccaccatcctccgcaccagaccgaagtagctcccaggccacagccgagctatgaggcccttcatggcctgttcggccaccttgtggagctcaaccagctgcttcagctggtcactcaggggcaccggatgttcggcctcagcatactaagaccagaacactttttccgtcgagctcccctcttcggctcggtagtatgcggcggcatcagacacactacggggcagattggcgaatgctcctggagagctccgaattcgggtaagtagcagataattaacttttatatttttgctttgcataaagaatgccttacccgctgctatcttcttcgtcGCCTTGATCTcttgaagggccttctgggcttcggccttagcggtcttggcactctcaagagccaaggcaagctcggagtctcgagtctttgagtcacgctccaaactctcgtgtttctccacgagaccctggagctcttgccgcacctccgccacccgcgcctcctgcttctctcgctcggcgcgctccaaggccgcactcttttcagccttggagaccgcctctttcagggtcgccacctcggtcgtggctcctgcaacattaacattggtcctgttattattatcatgcaaccaagtatttctatatacatttacaggaggtactacgtaccctctttatcctcgagctgcctcttggcatggccgagctcgctctcggaccgctcgaggctttccttcaaggcattgacctccgcggtcagtgcggcagaggtcagcagcgcagcctgcattcccatattgacatatttccattagactcctgcgtatatcttttgcGATCCTCGGTtcggctcttctttccgaacaccgaactgagcatcaggggctactgtctatgcggtaacatttttatatgtttttgaacacatacctcaaagcccgttaacaggcttgtgcaggcttccgccagcccgctcttggcggactgaaccttctgaatcaccgcactcataacagtgcagtgttcttcatcgatggaggcgccgttaagcgcctccagcaaattgtccggcgcctccggatggatggAAGTCGTCGGCGTCACAGgtttgcccttcttatgaaggcgccgcctgtcgggctctgcaaccactgatggttccggagcagtgtccggcccagggccggacttagatccctccggggctttaccccctttgggctgggagtccggaaggtcgccttgtggcgcttccaggaccacctcctcctggttttgtcccctacgggactctGCCTCAGCATCATctatagggagaggggaggaggccgtcgcaagtgaagcgctattcacatccgacgaattcagagatccgctcgatgaatcgccgagctgagctctgggcggactgcatgattagcttcggtgttagaagctatcaaataataaaggagtgcaataattCATTCGGGTAGTAATAAGTATATTTCACATATATAATTTTGGTACTCAAATATAGCATCTATGGTGACATATTCAtccattcttgccatgattgattgAATATTGCTTGATAATCATCAAAAAGGATCATTTACTAGTCTTTGGTCTATCTTGCAGAAATGTGCGCAAAGGCACTAATAATCGTCAAGATTCTGTCTATGTGGCTATCGAGAAGagtgaagaagagaagagaaggaagaagagacttGTGTGAGATGAAGAGAAGTAACCAGGAGGCTAGATAAAGAAGTGGGAGGACCTTCttgtgaagaaagaagagaagaaagagggaCAAATCACAAAGTGCAGATGAGAGGAGGGGAACAAAATCCCTAGGCGCTGGAGGGATCGATCGGGCATGGctactcatctctctccctcgcacCTCCTTCTcgacctccggccgccgccacggccaggccggcgtggtggtgcgCCTCCGCCACCCATCCATCCACGAGCATACCCACCTCCAGCACCACACCACCATATCCACTCCACCAGTAGCGCCACCACCACCAGCTCGCGCGCACGACCAGCCAAGCACCTGCGCCGCCATCTCCCCGCGCCGCCTAGTACCTTCAGCACCACCAGCGCCTCCACCGCGCCTTCACCCCACGCTCGCGCGCCCGACCAGGAGAGGCGTCTGGTGCCCCGCGCGATTCTCCTTGCCTCGCtgcttctcttcttcctccttcccttgCCTCGCtgcttctcttcttcctccttcccttgCCTCGCtgcttctcttcttcctccttcccttgCCTCGCTGCTTCTCCCACGCCCCTGCCGTTGTTCATCTCTCTGCTCCTCCTCCTTTGCTTCCCCtaacgctgctgctgctgctcttcttctcAGCCCCACGCTGCTGCTCCATCTCTTCCACTTCCTCCACTTCCCTCCTTCTCTGAACTCGAAGCTTCTAGCTGCTGCTTCTTCCTTGTCCCCTGCTCTGCTCCTAATCTGAACCATAAATTGCTGCTACTCCCATTCATTCTCTAAATTTCTGTAGACTTGTACAGTGCCTTGTAATACCATATtcgtatttgtgtgtgtgtgtgtgtgtgtgaaatataTTAATTATGTACTGCACTTGCTACTGATTAGTGTCCAGTTTACTATAGACTGTTGCTCAAGTTCCTGTGATATATATCATGTTTGATAGTTTAGTCTTCTAGTTATTGTTGCACTGATTTATGTCAAGGAGATTTGGCCAGTGTGATGTGAGTCCAGTACATGTGCTTTATAATCCTGTTCGTAACCGGTGTTCATTTTGTAGTCCTAGTGATATATCTTGTACCTTGTGCTAGCTACGAACCTGTGATATATATGTGTGTGTTATGTTCATGTCCTTTTACTTCTCTTGTCATTGCTGATAGCTTTTGTTAGTATCTTAATTTCTCAAGCATTACGAAAATACCAAAAAGATTGTTGAAGATAATTTGAACCTTCCTTGCTACTGTGTTATTTTCTTTATCGTCAACTTTGGTTAGTTTAGGTCTATATTTCCTTGCAATCATCATCTAAATTCTATTACCTAGCTTTAGCCGAGTATAGTTGTCGTCGCCTAGTCCTTGAGGAGAACACGACACTCGCAGTTTGGGTATAAAAACCCCACTGTACCTACTATCgatcattttggcgccgttgccggggactagtGTCGAGTGACCGTGTTAAGCTATAGACTAGGTTTTTCTTCTTTTCCTATTTTGTGCCAtatatttgtgatatatctctaACTCCTAACCCATGTTCCAGATTATTTCctctttgttttcttttcctttttgcagGTTAGAACCATCTTCTCGGATATGGCTTACTATTCAGATCATCATGCTTATGCGAGCAACACTACAAACAGCACGGAAAGTATTCAAGAACTGATAAGTAAGATTTCCCATCAATTAGATGATTTAGCTCGGCAGCAAGAGGTAGTTTTTGAGGATAGGCCTAGCTCTTATGATCCTTATTCTAGAGGTCATCCTTATGTTGCTCCTACATGCCATATTTGTGGATTTCAGGGCCATTCACCCGTTGAATGTCAGCGTGGTTACTCTCATCCTCCCGATTGTTATGTCATGAGCTTCACCCCACAGCCTagctcataccaaaacaattacACACATGGGTGGCCTGAAAACCAGAATATGTCATATAGGAGCAATAACCCTGAGATCTCATCGTTTGCCTCTAGTTATCCAATGCAGGGATTTAGGTATGAAGAGGAGAGCCACAACTATGCTCCACAACAGATTTATTTAGCTCCTACTCATATACCTCAACACCAGGACATGTTGCCAATGGAGTTAAATGGTCCTCcatttggtcaaccaacatcttcaaCACAAGTGCCCACACAAGATGACTTTGATGATATAGACAAGCTCACATTGCTTGGTCTCGAGTTCACTTGGAGTGCCGAAGATGATCCAATTAGGCCTGTGATActagaggaaatgaagaagatTAAGAGTGGAAAGGAGCTAGTGGAAGAAGTAAGGAAGATTGAGAAGAACATCAACGCTGGCAGTACTATATCATCACAGTTTGAGTTGAGTGTGgctgagatatccattgatacatgtGAGGTTCCAACACCTTCACATTCAACTGAGCAAGATAGCGAGAGTCCAGAGGAAGAGATACTTCAGATCCAAGAAGAAATTCTCGAAGCCAAGGCACAAGATGATCCAGAGCTCGAACAACAAAGTGATCAAGTTGAAGACTCATCATCTATTACTCTTGAAGAAGCAAAACAAGTTGATGTGATTGAAGATGAAGAACTAGAAACGCATTTGCCCATCGTCATATAGGAGCGTGATTTAGTAGGTTTATCCAATCCTCTTGATGACATGCTTCCTTATGAGATCTTTGCTGCTACTTTCCATTGTGTTATAGCATCAATTCAGCTAGACTTGAAAAAGTATTTGCTTGGACATGATCATACATACATTGTTGGTGGCATTGCTCTCATTCCTGATGATGACACTTATTTTCCTTATGCTAGTCCTATGCTTAATGAAACATATTATTCCCATGCTAGTCTTGAGCTTAATGATAAATTTCATCCTCATGTTAGTGTCGACCTTGCTGATTTCTACCATCCTAAACATGTGCTTTATAGCTATGCTTATGTAATTGGATATTCGATTGATGACTTGGAGGGTATTATCCCTACCACTTGCATTGTCTCTTTCGTTGAATGCTCTTTCAGGTTTTTGCTTGTGCACGATCCATTACATGCTGACCAGGTTCGAGGTGACATTCCTTGGGACCCTGGTGGGCTCAGAGCATGGGgatgaggagaagcaagggggCACACACGAGGAAGGGAGAAGCTGGAGCAGGCATGAGGATAGAGAAGCAAAAGGAGAGGAGCT
This genomic window contains:
- the LOC123158126 gene encoding uncharacterized protein; protein product: MAYYSDHHAYASNTTNSTESIQELISKISHQLDDLARQQEVVFEDRPSSYDPYSRGHPYVAPTCHICGFQGHSPVECQRGYSHPPDCYVMSFTPQPSSYQNNYTHGWPENQNMSYRSNNPEISSFASSYPMQGFRYEEESHNYAPQQIYLAPTHIPQHQDMLPMELNGPPFGQPTSSTQVPTQDDFDDIDKLTLLGLEFTWSAEDDPIRPVILEEMKKIKSGKELVEEVRKIEKNINAGSTISSQFELSVAEISIDTCEVPTPSHSTEQDSESPEEEILQIQEEILEAKAQDDPELEQQSDQVEDSSSITLEEAKQVDVIEDEELETHLPIVI